Genomic DNA from Hordeum vulgare subsp. vulgare chromosome 2H, MorexV3_pseudomolecules_assembly, whole genome shotgun sequence:
TTAATGTATAGGGGAACGAATGTATTGGGGTATCGTGTTGCGCACTTTTAGTGATTTGTCAAGAAGTACTTTGCTAAGAACTTAGTCCATGCACGGCGCGCACTTAATGTATGTGATGCGAAGCACTATACAATGCATGTGTTTATACCTCGTGATGAAAGACTCTGTTCATACCTGCAGCGCACTAGTCGGATCGGACCGTAAGAACTTAACCGTCATCCATAACAATTCAACTACTTCTGTTAAAGCGTGTGACACACATAAGTTATAGGTGCACAAATGTCTTGTGGTATCGTGTTACACACTTGATTGATAGGACAAGAAGAACTTTTCCGCCATTCTTAACAATAAAATAAATTTCATCTATCCTACAACACAATTAATAAAAACGGATTGAAGACCTAACAAGATTTTATCGCTTTATGATGAAAACTTTATTCATGCACGACGCGCACTTCAGTGATCGATCACAAAGAACCGTACCGACATGCATAGCCAACTATGAACTTTGCTCGAGTTTCTTACGTCCTAAAGGCACAATTTACGAAGGACTCATTATAAGAGATATTCCTTGTGATAAAAGTTTTGTTAATTCAAGTACCGCACTTGAGGGATCTCGGCGTAAGAACTTAACCATCATCCGTAACAAGAGAATGAAGGACCTGTCAAGATTTCGTAACACATAAGGTATAGGGGCACAAATGTCTTGGGGGGGGTATCGTGTTGCACACCTCGGTGATTTTTcaagacaaactttgctatgaacTTTGTTCAGGCATGACGCGCACTTAATGTATGTTGCGCGAAGCACTACACCAAGTGTTTATACCTCCCCAAGACAAAACCTTTTTCATGGTTGCAACGCCCTTGTCGGATCGGATCGTAAGAACTTAATGTATAGAGGAACGAATGTATTGCGGTATCGTGTTGCGCACTTTTAGTGATTTGTCAAGAAGTACTTTGCTAGGAACTTTGTCCATGCATGGCGCGCAATAAATGTATGTGCTGCGAAGCACTATACCATGCATGTGCTTATACCTCATGATGAAAGACTACGTTCATACTCGCACCGCACTTGTCGGATCGGACCATAACAACTTAACCGTCATCCATAACAATTCAACAACTTTGTGGATGCATTCCGCGCACTTCAATGATCGATCACAAAGAACCGTACCGCCATGCATAACCATCATCCCTGATGAAAACTTTGTTACTTCACGTACCGCACTTGAGGGATCTGGGTGTAAGAACTTAACCATCATCCGTAACAAGAGAATGAAGGACCTGTCAAGATTTCGTAACACATAAGGTATAGGGGCACAAATGTCTTGGGGGGTATCGTGTTGCACACTTTAGTGATTTGTcaagacaaactttgctatgaactttgttcatgcatgACGTGCACTTAATGTATGTTGCGTGAAGCACTACACCAAGGGTTTGTACCTccccatgacaaaacttttttcaTGGTTGCAACGCACTTGTCGGATCGGATCGTAAGAACTTAATGTGTAGGGGGAACGAATGTATTGGGGTATCGTGTTGCGCACTTTTAGTGATTTGTCAAGAAGTACTTTGCTAGGAACTTAGTCCAGGCATGGCGCGCACTTAATGTATGTGATGCGAAGCACTATTCAATGCATGTGTTTATACCTCGTGATGAAAGACTTTGTTCATACGTGCAGCGCACTTGtcggatcagaccgtaggaacttaacCGTCATCCATAACAATTCAACTACTTCTGTTAAATCGTGTGACACACATAAGTTATAGGTGCACAAATGTCTTGTGGTATCGTGTTGCACACTTGATTGATAGGTCAAGAAGAACTTTGCCGCCATTCTtaacaaaaaaataaatttgATCTATCCtacgacacacttaataaaaacgGATTGAAGACCTAACAAGATTTTATCGCTTTATGATGAAAACTTTGTTCATGCACGGCGCGCACTTCAGTGATCGATCACAAAGAACCGTACCGACATTCATAGCCAACTATGAACTTTGCTCGAGTTTCTTACGTGCTAAAGGCACAATTTACGAAGGACTCATCATAAGAGATATTCCTTCTGATAAAAATTTTGTTAATTCACGTACCGCACTTGTCAAGATTTCCTAACAAGAGAATGAAGGACCTATCAAGATTTCGTTACACATAAGGTATAGTGGCACAAATGTCTTGGGGGGGTATCATGTTGCACACTTTAGTGATTTGTCAAGAAAAACTTTGCTATGAACTTTGCTCGAGCTAGTTACGCGCTAAAGGCACAATGTATTAAGGACTTATAAGATGTTATTTCCTTCGATTaaaaactttgttcatgcccgtaCATCACTTGAGGGATCTGATCGTAAGAACTTAACCATCATCCATAACAGAAGAATGAAGGCTGTGTCAATATTTCATAACAGGAGACTTTTCTCAAGCTTGTTACGCACTTAAAGTATATTGTACGACGGTGTGATCAGATATTCTACACCTCATGATGAAAAACCTTGGTCATGCATAATCAACTAAGTACTTTGCTCAAGCTTGTTACGCACTTAATGTATGTGGTGCGAAGAACTGTACAATGTGTCTATGCATCTCGATGAAAACACTTTTTCAATGCTTGCACCGCACTAGCTGGATCGTACAGTAAGAACTTAACTGTTATCAATAATAATGTAAGAAGTTATGTTAAAGTGTGTGACACACATAAGGTATAGGGGCAGAAATGTCTTGAGGTATCGGGTTGCACACTTTAGTGATTTTGTCAAgcatggaccttgctaggatcctTGTTCATGCATGGCTCGCACTTAATGTATGTGGTGTGAAGCAGAATGTGACGCTGCGCATTACCTGCTTTGTTGCCGGATGAAGCGAAGATAGCCAAGAAACAGAAAATCAATCACCTCACAAAGAATCACATCTAATACTATGTGGCAGTGTAGCCGCACGCATAAAATCCTTGACTGAAACCGCCATAAAATCACTGAGCAACTAAACAATCACAAGCTCTGGAATCAATCGATTAAGTACAAGAACATAAATCAAGAGAGATATCCACCGGTATTCAAAATCCCAGCTAACATCAACTTTACAACACTACTACAAGAACAATTCCAAATCAAGAGAGAGATCCACCGATGTACCAAATACCAGGCTTGACCGTGGTGATGAGCAGGCCAAACGCACGGAGGAGTCCGAACCTTCCACCGTCGTAGCTACCGATGCCCCTTGTCGTGGAGGTCGTAACACTTTGTCAGCGAGGTTACTCTATGTCTCTATAGTCATGCTCCCCTAGGTGGCTAACTCCGCGCTGGGGAGCAGTGCCACCGGTGACAAAACCATCCAAGGCGTCGCCTATTCGGTGGTGTAGTGGTGATGGAGGCGACCGGCGATGGTGGAGGGCGtgggagagtgagagagagagagatgggcaagTTTTTGGATCTGGATCGGGACTCGGGAGGAAGGACGAGGGCGATGGGAACCCGGGAGTGGGTTCTGGGTTGGAGACAGAAAGTCAGATACGATTTCATTGTATTAACACCTTATACGCTGCTGGGAATTGAAAAACCAGATTTTTACATGTCGGTCCGCGGTGGGCCATGTAGCTCGTATCCCGAGGTGAATGACAGGCTGCGATTGGCGCTGTGGATGCAACGCGCTGGTAATGCCCTTTACCGGAGACGCGGTTTTTCTACAGCGCGTTGCGTTCACAGCGGATATCCAGTTCGCTCGCTCACGCTTGACGATTCGCGCTTCATGCAGAAAAGGACAGCGAGGGACCGCTGCTTGTCAGAACCAAGCTCGGTATTGTATTGTATAATGCTTTTCCAAAAAGCTTCGCACCATCGTATATTCAAAACATGTGGAGGCCGTACCTGTCCACCCACCACACTTTATCCCTTTTCCTCTCGTGCATTCCTAGCCACTCAGAATAACAACAACGTTAGCTTCTGTTAAAGAGTGTGACACACATAAGGTACAGGTGTGCAAATGACTTGTAGTATCGTGTTACGCACTTGAGTGATCGGTCAAGTAGAACTTTTCCCCATTCTTAACAATTAAATAAATTTGATCAATCCTATGGCACACTTAATAAGAAGGGACTGAAGACCTAACAATATTTTATCTCTTATGATGAAAATTTTGTTCATGCACGACGCGCACTTCATTGATCGATCACAAAGAACCGTACAATCACGCATAACCAACTAGGAACTTTGCTCGAGCTAGTTATGCGCTAAAGGCACAATGTATTGAGGACTTATCAGATGTTATTTCCTTCGATTGAAAACTTTGTTCATGCACGTACAGCACTTGACGGATCTGGTCGTAAGAACTTAACCATCATCCATAACAAAAGAATGAAGGCCGAGTCAATATTTCATAACAGGATACTTTTCTCAAGCTTGTTACGCACTTAAAGTATATTGTACGACGGTCTGATCAGATGTTCTACACCTCATGATGAAAAACCTTGGTCATGCATAATCAACTAAGTACTTTGCTCAAGCTTGTTACGCACTTAATGTATGTGGTACGAAGTACTGTACAATGGTCGGATCATGAACGGTGCTATGAAGTAGCATGGTACGTTTAACTTTGTTGACAAATACACAATTATAGGGGCGATGATGGAGTCATCCCAACTGTGTTTGGCATGAACGTTGTTCGCGACCCGGAGTGGACTTGACAACGCCGAACCGGAGCACTTTTCCGGTGACCCTAGAGATCACCTGTGCTACTTGGGAATTATAAATCCCCCATTTATGTAGAACCAAGGCACTAATACGCACTTAACGGAGTGGACTTGGCAACGCACGACACGGGATTTTATTAAAGAACCAAGGCACTAAAATGCATTTATAAGCAGGGTTGATATCGCCGATCcgtaccaatatatgtgtgtcctTTGTAACACGTTTTACCTTTCTGTAAACGCCCCACCGAAAGGGAGTGCCTCAGTTTGGCATTATCAAGTACGATGAACGGTGTCCCTTGAAATAACATGTGTTAGTTGGGAATTCAAAATCCTTCGTCGTTGTAGTATTAAAATTAGGAAATATATCCCCGTTATTTTATGGTAACACTATTTTACCATCGTGTTGATGCGCGGCACACTTATAGGGGCAACAATATAGTACTTTTTTAACGGTACTTCGTCCCTTCGTCGACGCCGCATTTTAGAAATTTAGCATCATTCATTTTATGTTTGATTCCCCATTTTAGAAGCGTTAACATGTACAAAAATCACACAATTTCTTTTTCGGTGTAGAACACGATGGACTCCAATGCTTCGCGTCGGTATTATGAAGTTCCATGGAGAGTATCAATTACTCATTTGATCTAGGGGGTGTCCGGATTATATATCATTTAGGATGCGGGCGATAAATCTGTTCGGATATTTTATGAAGACCGCATGCGGCGTTCCTAAGTCAACTAATACACAACAAATATACATGTCAATTTATCATTTCCATATTCGGAAGTGTTCCGTTCAAAAATAATGTAGTCCTCGAAATAAATGTTCACTGATACAGGGCATAGTTCACCCCACGATTGTGAACAGTACAATGACAAAAAAATGCATACAACTTCATATCCTCCACACAGGGCAGTTTTCACCACGCGATTCTCGTTGCGGGTCACCGCATAGTGGACCAACAGGGTCGCTTGTCCAAAGCCGCGACTGGTTGTCTCTATCCACCGAGCACACACAGGTCCACCTAATCCCCCACCATTCAACAACGTCCTGGCGTTGCTGGATCTCAGATCCCCATCCCTACGGAAGATAGCGATGGATGAGGATCCGCAGGTACGAATCGAATCTGGCACACCTCTCAAACGTACTTTTCCATCCTTGGTGGTCCATGCTACATCCGATGTAGTAACAGCGATGGATGAGGATTGCAATATATTCATCTCATAGCGATTCTCCCCTCGTGCATGTGGAAGCAGCAATCACAGATTGATCGTATTCTTTGGTACAGTTTTTTTGTATTTAGTAAGCATCTGACACTAGTGAGATTAGATTTGGCCGCCGCGTAATTAGGATCGTCGATGGGGCTGCCGTACTTCAGTCGATGCTTGTGAAACAGGCACTTCTTCTATGTCTGGTCCAGTATGCGGACGAACAATGTCAGGAAAAAGTGTCGGCGATTTGTTCTTCTTTCATAAACTATTAGTCAGTTTTTCCGTACGGTGTGTTTCCCCTAAGTAGTGCTTTCAATCTTTGTAAGAACGTGCATAGTTTTCTTAAAAGAATGCAGATACATTAACCGTGATTTTTGAAGGGCAAGATTTGCAGGTTTTGCAAGCATGAACTTGATGTATGCTGTGACGAACAGAAGCCGGCTTCTCACCTCCGGATACCAATCACGGATGTCTATTGTTTCAAAATGGTATGCTGTCCATGTTCTGTTAACATTCACAAACACTTCATTTGGTAAGGAGTTATAATGAAGAAATAACACTTAATGGTCTGCAGTTTGTTCCATGCGGGGTCCGCCGCGGCATAGAAGAATACGTACATCGCATTGATCCAGACGCAATACCAGGAGAAATAAAGATTTGGACCCCGGATTTTGTTACACGTGAGGGGCTACGATATGAGGTGATCTTCGAGTTTGGTGATGCGGGATCAAAGATAACTGG
This window encodes:
- the LOC123425337 gene encoding uncharacterized protein LOC123425337, producing MDEDPQGKICRFCKHELDVCCDEQKPASHLRIPITDVYCFKMFVPCGVRRGIEEYVHRIDPDAIPGEIKIWTPDFVTREGLRYEVIFEFGDAGSKITGGGWKQMLNDYAVRPGHIMHIYLHNGRHKISVDLEAGGVHLSPLFLLQCVASAVGRPR